CAACCGCGCCACCATCCGCGTGGAAGGCGAATACGCCTACGGCCTGCTGCGTACCGAAACCGGCGTTCACCGCCTGGTACGCTATTCGCCGTTTGACTCCAACAACAAACGCCATACGTCGTTCTCGTCCGTGTTCGTTTACCCCGAAATCGACGATTCCATCGAAATCGAAATCAACCCGGCCGATTTGCGTATCGACACTTACCGCGCTTCCGGTGCCGGCGGTCAGCACATTAACAAAACCGACTCCGCCGTGCGTATTACCCACGAGCCGACCGGTATCGTGGTTCAATGTCAAAACGACCGTTCGCAACACGCCAACAAAGCCGCCGCGATGGAAATGTTGAAATCCAAACTGTACGAATTGGAAATGCGCAAACGCAACGAAGAGAAACAGGCATTGGAAGAAGGCAAATCCGATGTGGGTTGGGGCAGCCAAATCCGTTCGTACGTCTTGGATTCCTCACGCATCAAAGACTTGCGTACAGGCTACGAAGTCGGTAACACCAAAGCTGTATTGGACGGCGATTTGGACGGCTTCATCGAAGCCAGCCTGAAACAAGGCGTATAAACCGTAAGAGATAAACAGGCCGTCTGAAAGATTTCAGACGGCATTTTTCAGTTTGAAAGAAACATTATTTTGCAAATATTAAAACATGTTTTGCAAATGCAAAGATTGGCGGTAATATATAGTTTCTATAAAAATGATTGGTAGGTGCAATAGGCCGTCTGAAGCCTGAGCCTGTCTAATATATAGGAGAACTCATAATGTCCGGTCAAAAGCCGTCTTCTGCCGAGAAAACTTTCTTCGGCCATCCTTTGCAATTATCCACCCTATTCCACATTGAGCTGTGGGAACGTTTTTCCTTCTACGGTATGCAGGGCATCCTGCTGATTTATCTGTATTACGCGCGAATCAAGGCGGTTTGGGTATGGATAAGGCTTTGGCCGGCGGTATCGTTGGCGCATACGGCGGCAGCGTTTACCTGTCCACTATTCTCGGCGCATGGTTGGCCGACCGCATTTGGGGCGCGGAGCGTACCCTGTTTATCGCCGGTATCGTCGTGATGACCGGCCATATTTTATTGGCGATTGTGCCGGGTTTGATGGGATTGCTGCTGGGCTTGGTGTTTATCGCGCTGGGCAGCGGCGGCGTGAAATCGTCTGCCGGTTCGATGGTCGGTTCTTTGTATGAACGGGAAGACCTGCGCGAATTGCGTGATGCCGGTTTCTCTATTTTCTATATTTCCATCAATATCGGCGGTTTCTTAGGCCCTTTGTTGACCGGTATTTTGCAAGACAGAATGGGATTCCATTACGGTTTCGGCGCAGCGGCTGTCGGTATGGCGTTTGGCCTGCTGTGGTATTCGCGCGGCCGTAAAAACCTGCCGCATACGCCTGCTCCCAATCCGTTGCGCCCTGAAAAGGTACAGACTGCAATAGCTGTCGGTGTGTTGCTGGTTTTGGTGTTGGGCAGCGTGATTGCTTCCGGCGCGCTCAATCTTGAGAACTTTTCACGCTGGCTTTTGGGCGTGGTCATTATCACCGTTATCGCTTATTTTGCACGCCTGCTGGGCAGCAGCCAGGTTGAGGCAGCCAATAAACGTTACATCATGGCCTATATTCCGCTGTTTTTGACTATTTGTATGTTCTGGGCGGTTTGGTTTCAGGTGTACACCGTTGCAACGGTTTATTTCGACGAAACGGTTGACCGTACTTTCTCCGGCTTTACCGTACCTGTTTCATGGAAAGATTCGATACAGGCCATGTGGGTGGTTCTCTTTTCCGGCGTGATGGCGGCGGTGTGGACGAAAATGGGCAAACGCCAACCTAAAACACCGTTGAAGTTTGCACTGGCCATGTTGGTAACCGGCGTCTCTTATTTGTGTTTCATTCCGTATATTTCATCCGGAACCCCGATGCCGATTATCGTGTTTATGCTGGTGTTGCTGGCGATTACGATAGGCGAGTTGATGCTGTCGCCGATTTCGCTGTCGTTTTCCACTAAAATCGCACCGAGCATGTTTAAAACACAAATGGTTGCGTTGAATTTCTTAGCATTGTCCATCGGCTTTACCTTGGGCGGAGTGTTGTTTAAAGACTACTACAATGCTCAGTCGCCATTGGATTTCTACTGGATGCTGGCCACCATCGGCGCAGTAACCTGCGGTATCCTGTTGGTACTTACCCCGGTATTGAACCGTATGCTCAAAGGTGTCGATTGATTTTTCTATTTCAAATAATGTGATGTAAATACAGGCCGTCTGAAAAGAATCAGTTTTCAGACGGCCTAATGTTTTTATTGAGGTTTGGAAAAGGGTAGTTTTCCATATTTTTGAAGTAAATCGGACAGGCAGAAAATCCGAATTAAATGATACATGATTAAACTGAAATTAAAATTGTGAAATATTAAATAAGAATAAGAATTGTTCTCATAACTTTATTGAATTTATTGAGGTTTTTTTGCTGATTTGCTGATATTTACCTTTAAATGGCTTTTGAAATTCGATAAAATGGTAATCTATTTTTAAGATTTGTCTGTCAACCAGTTAGGTACGACCATGTTGGCCAGTTACTTTCCCGTCCTCGTATTCATCCTCGTCGGCCTTGCGGCCGGCGTGCTGTTTATTCTGCTCGGCACAATTTTAGGCCCGAAACGTCACTATGCCGAAAAAGACGCGGCTTACGAATGCGGTTTTGAAGCCTTTGAAAACGCAAGGATGAAATTCGACGTGCGCTATTACCTCGTCGCCATCCTCTTCATCCTGTTTGATTTGGAGGTCGCGTTCATGTTGCCGTGGGCAGTCGTGTTCAAAGATTTGGGCGCATACGGCTTCTGGTCTATGCTGGTGTTTATCGTCGTT
This region of Neisseria subflava genomic DNA includes:
- a CDS encoding NADH-quinone oxidoreductase subunit A; this encodes MLASYFPVLVFILVGLAAGVLFILLGTILGPKRHYAEKDAAYECGFEAFENARMKFDVRYYLVAILFILFDLEVAFMLPWAVVFKDLGAYGFWSMLVFIVVLTVGFIYEWKKGALEWE